The following are from one region of the Thermococcus sp. M36 genome:
- a CDS encoding AMP-binding protein codes for MFTAPTAIRAIKKEDPDGLLMKNKDLSHLKILFLAGERCDPATYHWVNDLLHKPVIDHWWQTESGWPMLGVLMGIEPFPAKAGSAGKPVPGFDVQILEDDGTIITNQEEGFVAVKLPLPPGCLPTLWNN; via the coding sequence ATGTTTACTGCACCAACTGCTATTCGTGCAATTAAAAAAGAAGACCCTGATGGATTATTAATGAAGAATAAAGATTTATCTCATCTTAAAATATTATTTCTTGCAGGCGAACGATGTGATCCTGCAACTTATCACTGGGTAAATGATTTGTTGCACAAACCAGTTATCGATCATTGGTGGCAAACAGAAAGTGGTTGGCCAATGTTAGGAGTTTTAATGGGCATTGAGCCATTTCCGGCAAAAGCAGGAAGTGCCGGTAAACCTGTTCCCGGCTTTGATGTGCAAATATTAGAAGATGATGGAACCATTATTACAAATCAGGAAGAGGGTTTTGTTGCGGTTAAATTACCATTACCACCGGGCTGTTTGCCAACATTATGGAATAAT